A single region of the Streptomyces sp. NBC_01262 genome encodes:
- a CDS encoding cytochrome P450 family protein yields MEQQPVLLDPAGADLAGEAALLREIGPAALVELPGGIRAWSVTSNAVLKELLTDDRVSKDPRQHWPAWINGEYQQTWVANWIGVTNMLSAYGEDHRRLRKLVAPAFTKRRTDALAPRIEEIATELLDRLAKGGPEGELRGGYAHPLPMQVICELFGLPEHQQADTARLIEAIMDTTATPEQAMATYMEVHGLLAALVAAKREEPGDDLTSLLISARDDEDGSGLSEAELIDTLLLVIGAGHETTVNLIGNAVHALLTHPDQLADVLAGKIAWNDVIEETLRWAPSIANLPLRFAVDDIELPGGVTIAKGDAILASFFAASRDPELHGPTAAEFDARRGDFEHLAFGFGVHYCIGSPLARLEASIALPALFARFPELALAVPAEELRPTEGFIGHGVRALPVRLTAG; encoded by the coding sequence TTGGAACAGCAGCCCGTCCTCCTCGACCCCGCAGGCGCCGACCTCGCCGGTGAGGCCGCTCTCCTCCGCGAGATAGGCCCCGCCGCGCTCGTGGAGCTGCCCGGCGGCATCCGCGCCTGGTCGGTCACCAGTAACGCGGTGCTCAAGGAGCTGCTGACCGACGACCGGGTCTCCAAGGACCCGCGTCAGCACTGGCCGGCCTGGATCAACGGTGAGTACCAGCAGACCTGGGTCGCCAACTGGATCGGCGTCACCAACATGCTCAGCGCGTACGGCGAGGACCACCGCCGCCTGCGCAAGCTGGTCGCGCCCGCCTTCACCAAGCGGCGCACCGACGCCCTGGCCCCGCGCATCGAGGAGATCGCCACCGAGCTGCTGGACCGCCTCGCGAAGGGCGGCCCCGAGGGCGAACTGCGCGGCGGGTACGCGCACCCGCTGCCCATGCAGGTGATCTGCGAGCTGTTCGGGCTGCCCGAGCACCAGCAGGCCGACACCGCGCGCCTCATCGAGGCCATCATGGACACCACGGCCACCCCCGAGCAGGCCATGGCCACCTACATGGAGGTCCACGGGCTGCTCGCCGCACTCGTCGCCGCCAAGCGCGAGGAGCCGGGCGACGACCTGACCAGCCTGCTGATCTCCGCCCGCGACGACGAGGACGGCAGCGGCCTGAGCGAGGCCGAGCTGATCGACACCCTGCTGCTGGTCATCGGCGCCGGGCACGAGACCACGGTCAACCTGATCGGCAACGCCGTGCACGCCCTGCTCACCCACCCCGACCAGCTCGCCGACGTGCTCGCCGGGAAGATCGCCTGGAACGACGTCATCGAGGAGACGCTGCGCTGGGCCCCGTCCATCGCCAACCTCCCGCTGCGCTTCGCCGTGGACGACATCGAGCTGCCCGGCGGCGTCACCATCGCCAAGGGCGACGCGATCCTCGCCTCGTTCTTCGCCGCCAGCCGCGACCCCGAGCTGCACGGCCCGACGGCCGCGGAGTTCGACGCCCGCCGCGGCGACTTCGAGCACCTGGCCTTCGGCTTCGGCGTCCACTACTGCATCGGCTCGCCCCTGGCCCGCCTGGAGGCGTCCATCGCGCTGCCGGCCCTGTTCGCCCGCTTCCCCGAGCTGGCGCTCGCCGTCCCCGCGGAGGAGCTGCGGCCCACCGAGGGCTTCATCGGGCACGGCGTACGGGCCCTGCCGGTGCGCCTGACCGCCGGATAA